The segment TCTGCTATACTGAATTTTGACATGTATAATATATCCAGCGTGAGTACGTGAGTGACTTCCTGCAGACTTATTAGAGCAATATTGGATTCTAGAGTGCATTTGATTGAGGAATCTAGCAGTATGATAAGTACATGTTCTCCAGCTATGAGGTAGTTTATTAAAAAAGAGGGGATCATATGGTAACCACCAAGGGGGCTAAGTGTATAGGAATGTTTTGGATAGTTGGATTCAGTGCGATTTATAGACAGAATTGCCGTAAGTTATATAACAAATCTGTAGACATGAATGCATGTTCCTTTCCTGATTTCTTTGGGTGAATATCTTTGTTGCTAAATAAAAACTAGCTTGCCAACTTTGCACCCAGCTGACTCCTTGAGCATATGTTTTGATTTTGTCCTGTTCTAAATTTATTGTTGAAGCTTGTCGTTATTTGATGTACCTACTGATTGTTGATGGCCCTGCTGAACATCCTCGATGTTTCATATATCTGGAGATTCTGAAGTGTTGTGTCGCCAGAGGTAGTCGCTGACCAGAAAAATATTGTGAAACATAGAAATGATCTAGGAAAGTTTAATGTTCACCATGTGCTTGGTTTAACAATCAGAGGCATTTCAAAAAGCATAAGCAGCTTCCAATGTAAGTTCAGCAGATTGCAGTTCGACCAAAGGTAGATGTTGGTTGGTTATAGTTTGAATAAAACATTGCTTACATAAAAACTCGACCGGCCTAGGAGGAAATAGGTGGcattataaataagaagaaataggcacccAAATTTAAGTCGAAGAGGACTCGAACCTAAGTGGTCTAGGCGtacatccacaccctcaaccaactgagctagaCTTAGTTCCTAACATTGCTTACATATGAATCATAATTCATGTAAACAACGAGCCAGGTTCATCCAAGTCTGTATTATTTGGTTTCAAGAAAACTATGCACTATTTGTAAAGGAAGAGTGTGGCTTATTAGGATTTAGGACATATACTTACTGATATGAGAGGGAAATTTGTTTTTATTGATATTCACCTCCTTGTGGACCAGGACCACTTACTTTGACTTGCATTTCCTAGTAGCCACTAGTTACTGATTATTAGGATCCAATTTCTTGATTTTTAGATCTGAATGTTGTTGTTAGGATCCTCCATAAACTTATTTTTGGCCTGAAAGCAAGCTAAAAGCAACTATGTCCAACTTGTGCAATCAGGCATTATCACTGAATTTGATGCCTGTAAACAATCTCTTGAGCATGATTTTACATTTGTTCTTTTTCAAATAATGAGAAGTTGCACAATTAAGGACAATAAAAGAAGATTAAGCTTTTGTAGCCATTGTTGAGGTATGGTAGCTCCACCCATGCATTATCACTCGGAAGCCATCTTGTATGCTCTGCAGGATACCAAATACAGTGAACAAGTTAGGTGAAAAGGTTAGCATCTGGGTTAGTGGATGGCAGCCTACATCTTATATTTTCAGCATTTAGGATACTCCAATTGCACAGTCGCCTCTAAGAATCAAGAGCCTGTGGCACCATGTCAGTGGATTTGGGAATTCACCCATtaggattttgattttggtaCATATGTGACTAGGAAACTCAACCTAAGTGGCATGTTTTAGATTTAATGAAAATTTGAATGTTTTATATAGCAGCTAAGCCTATACTAAGATAAAACTTGAGGGGACCTGCAATTGCTTGAGTTTGGCTCATTTTCAAAGCCATGCCAGAACGTGAGCTTATACTTGGTGTTTGTTTCTTTTAGCAAAGCCATGGATCAGCACATTCTGAACCTTTTGTCACCAGTCATTTAAACCAGGAGGCTGTGATTTATTATACCAGGAAGAGTAATTTATTTTGATCACAGGAAAGCCCCTTTTTAGGCACAAGGCTAAGTTTGGTGCCATTTAACGAGAAGCTTCTCATATTTTTTGTATGCACTACAAACTTGGCAATTACTTCCACAATTCACATTCACATCACACTAACAATTTGTGTGTTTGTTTATCTTGGATGGTGCTTTGTTTGGTAATTTTTCTTTTGTCATATACAACTCGTTGTTGAGTTGATTTCAAACTGCTGTGAATTGAATCTGCTGGTATAAATCATTGTGTTGGATCACCTTTGGTAATTCAGTTGTCTCGAATGAAAGAACTTATTGTATGTGGTCTTCCAGCGTACAATCTtagggaggaagggaggaagCTGGGAGGGTTGTTAGAAGTTTAGTGGATGTTTAAACGTCTAATTCCataaatatgaattttttttgctaATACAAGCACCACTACCAAATCCAATTAAACACTGTTTTATATTTCCATCTGTTTTCAGGGATGCTCTGGATGCTTTGAACTTAGTCCGTTACTGCTGTAGGCGAATGCTGATGACCCATGTTGACCTCATTGAGAAGCTCCTCAACTACAACAGTAAGTTGAATTGTTCGGTTCTGCCATGTGCAATCTTCACTCCTGATTCATTTTCTCCGTCCCGGGCACGTCACTAACACTCCCAGTCATGGACAGCGCTGGAGAAGACCGAGACTACCAGTTAAGCGAACCTGGCATGTTGGATCACTGGTTCGTCGCACTTAGTACCCTTCAGTGGAGTGCTATGCTGTGTTCTGCCATTCAAAACTGTCTTCTGATGAATGTATTTGGAAGGACCTCATTACATCCAATTTAACTAGGGATCTGCCTATTGTACTTCTGCTATGTGACCATTTCTGGACAACTTTACACTTGATGAAGAGACATGGGCGTACTAATTGACATGCATCTGCTCGTTTACCCTTGGTGTCAATTTTCCATGGTCATGCTTTATTCTTTGCCGAGGGATATGTTTTATCGCTAATTTGTGAAATGGAAGTGTTTCTTGCTCTCCATTTTGATGTCACCGTTGCAAATTGCTTATATACATGTTACAGCGATACACTTTCCTGGTGAAAGAACGAAAGAATGTCCTTACACCGTTCGGAGGGACCTGTGACCTGCAAGATCCATCTATCCTTACAGACATGCAAGATGTATAGATTAATATCCATGTGTAAGTGTCACAATTATTCATTTGATTCTTGTCCACAAGTCGAATGATCATGGCTTGATGTCGgtttgctcatgttggcatcCATGCCTGAAATACCTTTCAAGATCCCTTTCATTGTCTCTCCATGTGAATGTGATGTCCCATGTGATGTAACATGCCCCAACCGGGCTCTGATGATATACGATTCCTTTCGTTCTCATAGTCTTTTCAACGAATTATTTGGACCGATGTCATGCTCAGATCGTTCGATGTCATGCTGCAGTTGACAATTATCTGTGAAACCGACAGTGGTTGTATAATGGTTGGACATGCATCGTCATCAGCTCCAGCTTAGAACAATATTGTAATGTGATGACATCTTACATGGATTACTTCTGCATACCCTGAATTTATCACCTTGAAACAATTTGATGATCTGATGAATTTTCTCAGGAAAATAATAGCGATGGTCATGAACATTCAAGGCACCGGTCCACCGGATGTAGCTGAACATATTCAAACACAACTCTGGCAGAATTCATTGTTCACAGCAggcataaaaatatatttttttaccttATCCCTAAACAATGAGCAGTGTATAACTGTATATAGAACAAAGATGATTGAGTTGGATGTGGGAAGAAACCCACAATTTCATTTCATTCTCATCCCTTTGGATGAGAGTACCTGGGTATGACAAGGTCTCTTCAGAGAGTTTAGGGGGGAGGGGGGTCTCTTTGGAGACGAGAAAAGACCcccaaatgaaaaaaatataactaaGGCATAATCAAAGGATATTCTTGGTGGAGGGTACTGCACGTGCCAACTCTCATCCAAGGTGCAAGAATGCAACTAAAACATGAAAAAGGAAAGAGGAAAAAACAGATATATACACTAAAAGGGTAACTCTGCCATGGATTGGTCAATCGAAGCTCGATGATCGGCTCCATCTTCCCCGTAGATACTCTTCCAAGGACATATTCGCTGTGATGAAGTCGTTGCTGCTGACAGAGGTAGAATCATCGTCAACATCGAATGCGAGATTGATATAGGACTGGATGTTGGTGTTGCTCCCTAGAGCTGGCGGTGTCATCACACCTCCATCGCCATCGCTCTCGCATGACAATCCAATCTGTGATCTAGCCCACTTGAGAATATCATTGCCACCTTCGAGTAGCTTCAGAACCTGATGATTAAACACAGATTCTTGTAAGATAAAGCACAACGGAAATGATAAACTGCTTGGACAGTTACGCAAAATGTATGTCAAGGAAAAAACTTACAACATCAATGTGAGGACGGTTCTGAGGTGCCTGTCTGATGCAGAGGGAAGCAGCTAGGGTCATCCTCTCAACTTCATCAGTATGGCCTTCAGTAGGCAAGTTGGGATCTACAAGTTGTGTGAGCTTTCCTCCTTGTATGATGAAATTAGCCTGCACAAAACAAACAGCAATTAATTATCCGTTCAAACCAAAGGAAAGAACTGTTCTTAATTAATTCAAACAAGAAATCGACACATAATTATCGAAAGAAATGCAACTTACCCACATAACTAGGCTCTCCTGCCCTTTTGGACAACCAGTGCAAAGCGGTTTCCTGCCCGAAATGAGTTCAAGAAGGACGACACCAAAAGCATACACATCAATTTTGTTGTTCACCTTGCCGTGCATGAAGTATTCAGGAGCTAAGTATCTGTCAAATTATCTCTATATCAGTAAGGCAATTGTTGCAATGTGGTAATAAAAGGTAAAACTAGCGAACAATTATTAGATAACGAACCCGAAAGTTCCTGCAACATCGTTGCATGTCATCTGAGAAGTTGCATCAGCAGCCCAGACTGCAAGGCCAAAGTCCGATAACTGCATCACACAGATTTTGAAAATTTGAGCTCACTTAATTAAATTTTGATATTGCATAGGAACTGAAGCATTTCTTGCTATCTAACAGAAAAATATTACCTTCGGCTCAAAGCATTCTGAGATGAGGATGTTTGATGACTTGACATCCCTATGGATCACTGGACGACTGTTGTCATTACCGTGGAGATAATCCAGTGCGTGAGCAACTCCCACAGCCACGTTCAACCTCTCAGTCCAGCCAAATATGTTCTTGCATTCTTTTTCACCTGCACAATATTAACGTTAGGATTACTTTTACATGCCAACGGTACAGGTAGAAAGCTAGCAGGTGATGAAGCTGTGAAACACACCATGCAGTATCTCTTCCAGGCTGCCTCTTTGCAAGTACTCATACACTAACAGAAGGTCATCGTTCTTGAAGCAGAAACCAATGAGCGATATGATGTTCTTGTGGCTGAGAGAGCTGACAATCTCAATCTCTGAGACAAACTCCTTCAGTAACTCATCGGAATACTTTAGGatcttcactgccagttccCTGCCATTTGCCAAACAACCTTTGTAAACTTGACTAGTGCCACCTTGTCCAACTATACACTCTGCAGAATAAAACCAATCCGATTGGTTAACACCACATGCCTACAAGGTGGTGGTAACAGAGATACAAAAAGGCATGAACAGAGAAATCAGAATTGCGTACCAGGTGAGAAACCAGAAGTGATCTTTGCAAGCTCACTGTAACTGAAGGAAGAATAAATGGATGAGAATTTCTCTTTGAGCAACATCAGCTCTTCTGGTGTTTCCTTTTCCAGTTCTTCGATCACCACAGAAGACCTTCCTGTATTGGTCCTCAAAGGGATAACCACCCGGTCACGGAGAATATGActggtattggtggtggaatcTGGTGTTCTGGTTCTGTACTCTGAATGGACTGGTGAAACTGCCGAATACCGGCTGGGGAGCCGCATTGCCCACTGCACCACAGACATCTTAGACTTGTCAGGCAGGGAAGCTTTCTGGTCTGGCAAGAACTTCTTCCTTAGGAGGGGCCAGCCTGTTGCTGCTTCTGGCGATTCACGTCGATAACCTTTCATCGGGACCAATGATAATGAAACTTCTTTTGGCACGGTGACAGCACGAGATGGGGACTTGATGTCCTTTCCATAGTCATCCCAAAGTTTGTCTCCTATCATGGATGTCAAGAGTTTCCGGTAGCTCCTCCTCGGAGTCTCTGGCACTGCATTCCAATTCCAGACTTGAGCATACTGAATTCATAGAAGCTCCAAACCACAAAATGAGTAAATGCAAACGAAATTATTCAACCAACATACTTGTGCTTGTGCTTTGGTACAGTTCTTGTTGCACCGTATGGCCCGCATCTCTATGGTAAACGACCTTGCCATTGTTCACTGCAAGGACCGAGCAGCCCGTCGGAACTCTCTTTGCACAGTACTTGGCAACTGAAGTGGAGGATGATCTGATATTTGGAGTAAAAACAACACTATTGTCAGACAACAAAACATTTGGCCTAAGGTGGCAATATGTAGTGCAAAGCATCGGATTAAGTACCCAAAAGACCGTGAATTCTTTGCAACACCGAGTATCAGATGCGCAGCGCCACAAGAAGCCGCTTCTTTTACCAGAGTTTTCCGAATAGATGATCCTCCACAAACCTTAAGCTCCAAATTAATCTGATGAGCGTAAATAGAACAACAAATTGATGAGAATTCTGAGGCAACCTTTAAAACTCCAAAGTTTGCAggcaaactttttttttgccaaaataaaaacaaatacaaACCTCCGCAGTTCAATTGTAGGAAACATCATTAGATAAGTGGCACTAAAAAAATCAAGGGCGCCCAAAACTTCAAGGCGTTGGAAAAGAAAGACAAAAACAGGACCATCCAGTAAAGTATTGGTAGCACGAGTGATACGTCAAGGGTGGAGACTTTGAACCCAAATTTGACGGACTGGACTAAAATTTGACGGACCATATTCCAGAGCCAAATTCCGAGAAAAGGTCACAGCTTTGAACGATTTTTTGTTTGCGGAAAGTGTAaagtagaaaaaaaaggagaaattttttgtttgagGGCGTCGGGTAAGCTTTGGGACGGACCTGCTTAAGGTTGCAGAAGCCGTCGTACACGGCGAGCACCGACGCGAGCGAATCCGCGGCCCTGCTCCGCTCATCCAATCCCACCAGCAATCCTAAacgaggagagagaaaaaggagatTAATTTCATAGCTCAATCGAATGGGGAACAAAAAAAAGTTTCCATCTTTGCATGTTGAACAAATCGTAGTAACGGACGACACATAATCCaaacaaactcaagaagaaacGCTTGGCAGATTGCTTTCTAAAGAGGGTGCAAAATGGCAACTTTGCGGATTGGAACACAGCGACGcaccgtcggcggcggcggcggcgacgtggAGCGCGATGACGCGGTCCCCGGCATTGGCGACCTTGACGAGCGCCCAGGTGAGGAGCTCCCGGCTGGCGGCGTCCCTCCTGATCCCCACCACGACCGTCCTCCCGCCCCCCGGCGCTGGCGCGGGGGACGCCGGCGCGGGGGACTCGCACGGCAGCCTCTGGCCGCGCACGCCGTCGGGGACGAGGAGCCTCATGGCGCCGCCGCTCGCGAGAGATCGATCGATGCCTCGGAGGCCCGGCCCCTCCCCCGCTCGCTTTCTCTTGTATTTTGCCTTGGCTTGCGTCACAGAAGAGAGAGACGCAGCGAGAGAAgaaaagaggagaagagaggatcCACGGGAGGTTGCGTTTTATGCGGCCGCTTGTTTGTTGTTTTATGCGGCCGCTTGTTTGTTGGGGCGCCCCTGGCCGGCGGTGAAACGCCAATTAACGTCTCCCTCCCTCGCTGGTTTTTCAGCGGCTGCCTTGGCTGCTATGCTCTCGGTACTAGTCCGGTTCCGTTGTATAAAAAAAAGTTGCTAATTTTTAATCTAAGTAAAAACAAGAGTATGTTTTATTTGATAATAAGTATCGTTAGATGAAGATCTAATAATTGATAAAATAAAGGTATGTTTCACTTAACAATCGTTAAATAAAGATTTAATGGTTAAAAAAACTGATTTATAAGTTaacaatatttttctatagtagaaatatatataattttttgatatATGTTAGACAAAAATTTCTGACTGAGTATAAATAAAAGACGTACAATCAGACGATTAGATGGACAACGTATCGAGTGAAACAAAACTCTAATTTCAGTCGATTGAAACGTAgtaaattcgaaaaaaattagATACCTGTGCTACAAACGTCTTCTCCTATAGCGCTATTTAAATTATTATCATTTATCTTCAATGTGAATTTTAAAATGATGGATCTCAtcgaaataaaaattattatatatttttattatttaacatattgtatagaatttttttcattCTGTTGTTACCCTAGCTTGGAGAGGATTAGGAGGTGCTGTCGCATGCAAAGATGCCTCAAGCATGATCTTATGGTGAACATCAGAACATGGTCTGGTCTCATTCTACATGATCTACCTTCATTTCAGTGGTTTCTTCACTCTCGGGAATTAGTAAAAGATTTAATTAAATTGGGGACGCTCGTTCGAAGAGAAGATTTTCCGCCGGGCACAAAAAATTCTCGAGAAAACGCTACCACAAAAACCTCACACGTCAAATATATTCATTCGATCACGACTTCAGTTAAATCCGGATTTAATCAGAACCTGCCATGTCATCGTGCAAAAACATGCTAGTGCCACGTCACCCCGTGTGCTATGCCAGCCCGTCGATGATCGTTACCACATGGCGGGATGCTTTTGACCTCGTTGCTGCCGCCGGTTTCATGTTACAAGTCAACTCGCCTCTGTACGCGCGCATGCCGAAACCCGGGATCTTGCTGCCCTGGTAAATGCAGCTTTAATCCGGAGATTTAACGGCGATTTGCGCTCGCTATTATATATGTCCACGTTGCGGATGCACGAGATCGGATCCGGCGTGCCACGTCGTGCGTGAACAGCTGAACTACCGGCCGGGGCCGACGTGGCACTTCCCTCGTGGCGGCGGTATAGATATTGTTCAAATTTAGAGTTTTACTTTTTATTTTCCAATTTTGCGAGAAATTAATAGGTagattgaaaaataaaaaaggataaattgaaaaggataaaaaggaaagaagaggcTTGTGGCCAACTGGGCCACTACAAGGCCCACGAGCCGAGCAACCTAGTTAAACTTGCTCAACCATTTTTTTAACCACCTCGCTCTCTCGATAGGGCAGAAGAGAGAGGGCGAGGGAGCGGTGCCATGACAGCGGCGGTGGCTAACAACCTCTCCACCTAGCCGGCACACATGCGTGCGACCTAGGCACGCACTGGCGGCGCTGTGGCTCCCCTCCTCACTTACAAATGGGGTTGAggccctctcttcttctctatCAACATGACCACCTCCATCTACTCCATTCCACCCCTCTGCTCCAGTGACATCCGTTCGATTTCAGCCATTCCACACCGCTCCTTCGCTCCTCTTCCACGCATTGCATCTTTTGGCATCAATCCTCACAGATTAGTGCCGGACGGCTCGACCTAGGGTCGGGATGAGGCATCAACGGCGGCGCTCTATCACCGACCATGCTCTACTTCTTCTCTGTGGTCGTCCTGCGGTCTCGGTGAAGTGGTGTGCGTCGCCTCGGTGCTCTAGGTTCGGCACATGTGGTGATGGTGCTCTCGTATTTCGTCGGCTCGTTGGGTTGCATGTCCTTGTTAAGGGTGTGCGGCTGCCCGTGCTCTAGTGCTGCTATTAGTGGTGGTTTCGTGCATGTGTGCATGCAGGTGTGGGTGCATGTGTGCATGCTTGTGCTGTTGTGGTCGCCGATCTTCTATTCGGCAACATCTTCGGCCGTGCCTTGTGGTGGTGCGGCATGTTGGTGGTGTTAGTATTGTTCCAAAGCTTGGGCCTCTGTTCTGTGCAGTGTACTTCTGCTGCTTGGGTTATTGTTAAGATGACCCCTTTCATCGGTAATGTCTCCTTTTGTATCTCCGTTGACCTACAACTGGTGACTCTTGAACATTAGTTATGGAATTGGTATTTTGGGACAAGACAATTTCGTTCAATTGAGCCTCCTCCACGCAGACAATTTGCATGTAGTAAGTTACTTGTTGCCTTCTCGGTTATTTATTGTGCAACCTGCTACTTTATTTGAGTTGGGTGTGATTGCATGATCTATAGCTGGATTTAGTTGCTCAATGATGATAGTGGCATAGTGAGACATATATGTGACAGTCCTAGCTAGGGTTTCAGTGTTGCTCTAGTTAGCAATTATTCAATTATTTGCTTATAATTGCTTATTGCACTGTTTAGCAAACAAAATGTGTTAGGGCTGTTAATATATTGGTTAGCTGTAGTAGTCATTAAATTGTTCCCCAGCAAtcttgctaattatttagataATTAATTAGTATTCTAAAACCTTAAAACTGATAAGTAGGACTGTCACACTAATCAAGGATCAGTGATCACCAATTGGCGTTGGAAGGCTGCCCCAGGTAGTAATTTGTTTTTCTGAGAGTAATATTTGATAATATAATCATGTGGTTAATGTTTTTCTGTCTATATCGTTTAATTGCCATGCTTAATTATACTTTGAACCCGAGTAGCTTAATTCCTTTAATTAATGCTTATAAAATGCTCTTGTTCATGTCTGTAAAGCTGTCTAAATGGGTTGTGTTTACTGGGCCAGCTTGAGACATATCACTGTAGGCATGACACAACTCGAGCTTGGCCGGgttgggtcgacatgagcatggcCCGCCCCGGTTGCTCAGCCACCGTGCCCCGCCTCGACCGCCCACCTAGCCGCTTCGCCACGTCACCTGGCCGTCCCACCCTTGCTCCGACCGTGCTGCCGCTCGGCCGCCCCCACCCGGTACAGCCTGCCGTGCCGCAACATTGCCCGATCTGGCCCAGCATGGCACTATACTTCATAGGTCGTTCCGTGAGCCGCGCCTTCGGCACGTGAGCCAGCATGGTACGATCCAGTTAGTTAGTCGGACCAACCAGGTCGTGCCGTGCTGGGCGACCCATTTGACCGGGTCTAGGGATGACAGTCGGGCGGGTTCGGGTTGGGTCCCCGCAGGTTTTAGACCCGGCGAGGGTGGGGGCGGGTCTGTTTCTTCCCCCACGGGTCTTCGGGTTCGGGGACCCGAAacggggcgggggcggggcggGTTTTAAATATCCCCCGCGGGTGCCCGCGGGCCCCAAACTTCAGCCCATGAAGCCCAATAGCCCATGACAATTCGGGCCCGGGACAGGTTTGATTCTCGGGTTTTGGGTGTAGGACCCGTCGGGTTTCGGGTGCGGGATCCATGGAGCACCTGAGCAGCGCCTGGTGTTCTATTAGTCTTCGGGTTTCGAGGGACCCATCGGGTTTGGGGCCGGGTGGGAATTTGCACCCGAAAGACAATTCGGGGCCGAGGCGGGTTTGATTCTCGGGTTTCGGGTGCGGGTCCGCGGGTGCTCCACCCGGCCCCGACCCGCCCCGTTGCCATCTCTAACCGGGTctacatgtatataatatatacatatggCAATTAATGTACTCAAATGCTTGTTATATTTGaaattaattatttgaataAAATTATAAGCTTGTCGCTTATTAATTTCTACCATACTCCAATAATAGATCCAGTGGGCCTGTGAATCTGAAAGGAAATGATTCCTCTGACGTGAGGGATGAGGTCACTGATGTGTGGGCCCAGTTGTGGGGGCTCATGCATCTCTGACCACGTCAGAGAATAGTTATATCAGACGAGCCTCGTCCATCTGAAATCCTTGTACTGCATTGTTCGACCACAAAAGAAAGACATCCAAATGATAACAAGGTCTCCATACCTACTTATACAAGATTGTTTGACGATTTGATCTCGTGGTCTCTCGGTTGTTATGTCTCGATCTGAGATAACTAGCTATATAACTAAAGCACCACAAAAAGGAAGATGAATATGTGTTACACTGTATAACTGATCACTGATGCCTGTGATCTTAACAGTTGAACAACTACTACTTGTGGTTCGAATAAGCCCGGCCGTAACAGACGACGTAATTGAACGTCGCCATCCAATTCTACgtgatcttcttttttttaaacaccAATACAATTTAAAGACTCGCACACATTCACATTGTCACACATGCACACTCACACAACGCAGATTGGAGATACGAAGCTTAAAAATTGATAAAGTTATCATATATACTTCACTGTCAACGAAAGCATCG is part of the Phragmites australis chromosome 12, lpPhrAust1.1, whole genome shotgun sequence genome and harbors:
- the LOC133886062 gene encoding DNA-directed RNA polymerases I, II, and III subunit RPABC5, coding for MIIPVRCFTCGKVIGNKWDLYLDLLQADYTEGDALDALNLVRYCCRRMLMTHVDLIEKLLNYNTLEKTETTS
- the LOC133887356 gene encoding protein kinase STUNTED-like translates to MRLLVPDGVRGQRLPCESPAPASPAPAPGGGRTVVVGIRRDAASRELLTWALVKVANAGDRVIALHVAAAAADGLLVGLDERSRAADSLASVLAVYDGFCNLKQINLELKVCGGSSIRKTLVKEAASCGAAHLILGVAKNSRSFGSSSTSVAKYCAKRVPTGCSVLAVNNGKVVYHRDAGHTVQQELYQSTSTMPETPRRSYRKLLTSMIGDKLWDDYGKDIKSPSRAVTVPKEVSLSLVPMKGYRRESPEAATGWPLLRKKFLPDQKASLPDKSKMSVVQWAMRLPSRYSAVSPVHSEYRTRTPDSTTNTSHILRDRVVIPLRTNTGRSSVVIEELEKETPEELMLLKEKFSSIYSSFSYSELAKITSGFSPECIVGQGGTSQVYKGCLANGRELAVKILKYSDELLKEFVSEIEIVSSLSHKNIISLIGFCFKNDDLLLVYEYLQRGSLEEILHGEKECKNIFGWTERLNVAVGVAHALDYLHGNDNSRPVIHRDVKSSNILISECFEPKLSDFGLAVWAADATSQMTCNDVAGTFGYLAPEYFMHGKVNNKIDVYAFGVVLLELISGRKPLCTGCPKGQESLVMWANFIIQGGKLTQLVDPNLPTEGHTDEVERMTLAASLCIRQAPQNRPHIDVVLKLLEGGNDILKWARSQIGLSCESDGDGGVMTPPALGSNTNIQSYINLAFDVDDDSTSVSSNDFITANMSLEEYLRGRWSRSSSFD